From Paenibacillus sp. PL2-23:
CAATTGCAGCATATAATGCTCAGCAGATGGCTATTTATCGCGATGGGCGCTGCCTGTCGACCAAGAGGAGGAGACCACTTGAATCAACCGATGTATTCCATGTCCAGTGAAGAGCGGACGTTTGGCATGCTGTGCCACCTGCTTGCTTTCAGCGGATTTATTGTGCCGTTCGGCACCATTGTAGGGCCGCTGGTAATGTGGCTGATGAAGAAGGATCGCTCGCAATTCGTGAATGACCAAGGCAGAGAATCGCTGAACTTCCAGATCAGCTGTGTCATCTACGCCATTGTCGCCGGTGTGCTGACGCTGGTGTTTATCGGCGTGCTGCTGCTTATCGCTCTCGGCATTTTCTGGATTGTATTCGTTATTATCGGCTCGATCCGGGCGAACGAAGGCAAGCTCTACCGCTACCCGATGACCATTCGTTTTATCAAATAAAGCTCGGACCGCAACGCGAAGAACCCGCTGCTCCCATCCAGGGAAACAGCGGGTTCTTCATATATTCGCCGCTATTTGGGAAGCTGGGAGGCATACCGCTTGCGCAGCGCGTTCAAGCGATCCAGCTTATCCATCGCCCGCTGATCTCTTCGCTTGGTGACAGCTACCGCAATCGCCTCCGCGACGGCAATCGGTGCCGTCATGGAATGGAAGCCGTCCATCTCCCCCCGGTCGATCTGCAGGCAGTACTGGCTCTCCTTAATCATATCGGACACCAGCAGATCGGTGATCAGCACGGATGTGCAACCCGCTTCCTTGGCATGAGACAGAAGCACGGTCAGCTCGGGCGTCCGCTTTACGAACCCGAACAGGAGCAGAACATCTCCCGCCTCGGCATGCACGAGACTCTCCAGCAGCTCCCGGCCGCTTGCCGCCATACGCACCGTATCCACGCCAATGCGCCGCAAGCGGAAGGACAGCAGCTCCGCCGCGCAGCCAGCCGCCCCTCCCCCGTAGAGGAAGAGCTTGCGCGCGCCATCAATCTCCTCCACGACACGCCGGAATTGTGCCCGGTCAATCCGCTTCCCCGACTCCATCACATTAGACGACGCGAGGTCTGCAATCTCCGCCACAATATCCGCTTCCTCATGCTCCACCTTGTCCAGAATGTGCTGCATCTTGCGCGCGGGCGACGGCTGCTCGCTTCGGAGCAGCTGCTGCTTGAACGCCTTCAGATTGGCGAAGCCGACAGCCCGCCAGAATCGGGATACCGTCGCCGTGCTGACGCCAACCTGGCGCGCGATGTCCTCGTCCGTACAATACGGTATCTGCTGCAAGGCTCCTACAATATAGTTGGCGATCGCCTGCTGGCTCTTCGACAACGACGACAGCTCTGC
This genomic window contains:
- a CDS encoding DUF4870 domain-containing protein; translation: MNQPMYSMSSEERTFGMLCHLLAFSGFIVPFGTIVGPLVMWLMKKDRSQFVNDQGRESLNFQISCVIYAIVAGVLTLVFIGVLLLIALGIFWIVFVIIGSIRANEGKLYRYPMTIRFIK
- a CDS encoding MurR/RpiR family transcriptional regulator translates to MEIQWGAELSSLSKSQQAIANYIVGALQQIPYCTDEDIARQVGVSTATVSRFWRAVGFANLKAFKQQLLRSEQPSPARKMQHILDKVEHEEADIVAEIADLASSNVMESGKRIDRAQFRRVVEEIDGARKLFLYGGGAAGCAAELLSFRLRRIGVDTVRMAASGRELLESLVHAEAGDVLLLFGFVKRTPELTVLLSHAKEAGCTSVLITDLLVSDMIKESQYCLQIDRGEMDGFHSMTAPIAVAEAIAVAVTKRRDQRAMDKLDRLNALRKRYASQLPK